The Clostridia bacterium genomic interval TTATAGGCACGGTGCACTCCTTTTGTGCCCGTCTTTTGAGAGAAAGGCCAATAGAGGCAGGTTTGGATCCTAATTTCAAGGAAGTGGACAAATTCCAAGAGCGAGAGCTTATTGATGCCGCTTGGTATAACTTCCTTGAACAATCCCAGACTACCTGTCAACAGCTATTGGATAAACTACATTCCATGGGACTCAATCCTCAGGACCTTAAAAAGGAATATGAGAGGATGAGCGAGTATGCTGATGTGGAGGTAGTCACCCGGAAAGTGGACAAGCCTGACTTGGCCAAAGGGGTGGATGATATTTTAAAGGGGATAGATGGTGCAAAAGAATTTATTCCTGAACAAATTGACAAGTATGATACATTTCAGAATACAATATTCAAACTGGAGAGATATCTCAAGTACTTTGATATGTCAAAGGATGTAAATATGGTGAAAGTGATTTCCTTGTTTGAAAAGCCTCCGGCAGTCACACTTAAAAGATGGAAATCAAAGGATGAGGCAAAAAGATACAGAGATCAGGTTTTGCCTTGGATATCCTCACAAATAGCCCAGCCTATATTGGACAGATGGCATGAATACTGCCACTATTATATAACCCAGTTTTTAAAAAAGGCATCTGATTGGTATATGGATATGAGGTATCAATCATCCTGCATGAATTTTTTTGATCTGCTCATTAAAACTGCCCAAATGCTAAAAAACTACCCGGAGGTGCGTAGCTATTTTCAGCAAAAGTATAAATGTCTGTTAGTGGATGAGTTTCAGGATACCGATCCTATACAGGCCAGGATAATGTTCTACCTTACCGGGCAGGATGTAAACCAGCAGGATTGGCGAAAGCTTGTGCCTAAAAAGGGTTCGCTGTTTGTGGTAGGTGACCCTAAACAGTCTATCTATCGCTTCCGCAGGGCGGATATCTCTATCTATAATCAGGTAAAACACCTTATTGTAAAAAGCGGAGGCCAAGTGTTGAAGTTGAGCAGTAATTTCCGTTCATTAGATTGTCTATGTCATTGGTTCAACAATGTATTTGAAGGACTTATGGGAGGACAGCAAAATGGCTACCAGGCAGACTTTGTCCCTTTGGAACCGGTGAGGACCCCTAGCCAGAACACAGTAAAAGGAGTAAAGGTTATAGACATTCCGAAAGAATGCAAACGTAAAGACGAGGCTATTGCTTATGACGCAGACTGTATCGCTCGATATATAAAATGGGCTGTTCAGGGAAATGTGCTGATAGACAGACAGCAGTCGGATGCTTCTCCAAAGGCCTGTTACAGCGATTTTATGATACTGCTCAAAAAAAAGAGTGGCTTGTCTGAGTATTATAAAGCCCTTAAAAAATATGATATTCCAGCTACCCTTGCCGGCAACAATTCCATAAAAGATTATATGGAAATAAAGGAGTTTTTAAAGCTTATCAAGTTTGTCTGTTATCCTGATGACAAGATTTTACTGGTAGCGGTATTAAAAGGCATATTCTTCGGAGCCAGCGATCAACAACTTTATGATTATAAATGTGCAGGGGGAGATTTTGATATTTTTAATAGTTCATCTGGAATTTTTGAAAATGAATTCAGCCGATTAAGAGAGTATGTGAAATGGAGGCAGCAATATTCTCCCTATACAGTCATGGAAAAAGTCGCCCGGGATGTAGGACTTATTCCTCTCGCGATGATGGGAGAGGACGGTGAAACCGGATGCTCATATGTGTATCAGCTTTTAGAGATTTCTGCAGGCATCCAATCGGGAGGGGCGGAGAAGCTAGATCAGGTGGTGACCCAGATAGAGGAGATGCTGGATGCGAACATATTA includes:
- a CDS encoding UvrD-helicase domain-containing protein, yielding MSKIELKDELQRQRIAQDLDNNFMVEAGAGSGKTSCLINRMVSLIVSGRYKVEEIVAITFTRKASAELQERFEDTLLKLYQSEVDSVRGKYISDALSNMDRCFIGTVHSFCARLLRERPIEAGLDPNFKEVDKFQERELIDAAWYNFLEQSQTTCQQLLDKLHSMGLNPQDLKKEYERMSEYADVEVVTRKVDKPDLAKGVDDILKGIDGAKEFIPEQIDKYDTFQNTIFKLERYLKYFDMSKDVNMVKVISLFEKPPAVTLKRWKSKDEAKRYRDQVLPWISSQIAQPILDRWHEYCHYYITQFLKKASDWYMDMRYQSSCMNFFDLLIKTAQMLKNYPEVRSYFQQKYKCLLVDEFQDTDPIQARIMFYLTGQDVNQQDWRKLVPKKGSLFVVGDPKQSIYRFRRADISIYNQVKHLIVKSGGQVLKLSSNFRSLDCLCHWFNNVFEGLMGGQQNGYQADFVPLEPVRTPSQNTVKGVKVIDIPKECKRKDEAIAYDADCIARYIKWAVQGNVLIDRQQSDASPKACYSDFMILLKKKSGLSEYYKALKKYDIPATLAGNNSIKDYMEIKEFLKLIKFVCYPDDKILLVAVLKGIFFGASDQQLYDYKCAGGDFDIFNSSSGIFENEFSRLREYVKWRQQYSPYTVMEKVARDVGLIPLAMMGEDGETGCSYVYQLLEISAGIQSGGAEKLDQVVTQIEEMLDANILEDEISILSGSQDSVSIMNLHKAKGLEAPVVFLALSEESCNHPIGQHITREGEIPKGYFCFTKPYGKHVSKVIGQPEGWEPYREREKRYLDAEEVRLLYVAATRAKNMLVISRWNKKSSKNAWNSLIQGMDCQQLEIPQLDHVYESDASGQNYFDELKQYREGGREWVQQLQKSSIRQITPTSQRDIQDYPLAVSSEGGTEWGTAIHKILEGFLREEGELEHVIQSVLSSTQLCQHRQKDVQEIIDIFKDSHIYREFKNAEERYAEVPISCSMDDTGQVIFNGTIDLVFRQGDGWVIVDYKTDNAEEDHQFQQLAQWYSEQIKTYCRVWEKLTGQRVKAGYIYFTCGKALDVWTERG